In the Sarcophilus harrisii chromosome 1, mSarHar1.11, whole genome shotgun sequence genome, one interval contains:
- the C1H8orf82 gene encoding UPF0598 protein C8orf82 homolog, producing the protein MWPLSGGLRPRAGALPSAFFRGVWARAAGSEGPSYTQGQSPEPKTREYFYYIDHQGQLFLDDAKVKNFITCFKDRQFLVFFFSRLRKNQSGRYEDAFPFVSLCGRERNFVRCDDLPVVFTHLLEDGPGSARLSYGGGGEALAVPFEPARLMPLPANGRLYHPAPKLAGGVGLVRSSLAFELSSCFQYPPGGATLPTHILWQGQKYPLTMDLASLFPKSCGP; encoded by the exons ATGTGGCCGCTGAGTGGAGGCCTCAGGCCCCGGGCCGGGGCCCTGCCCTCGGCCTTTTTTCGCGGGGTCTGGGCCCGGGCAGCCGGCAGCGAGGGCCCCTCCTACACCCAGGGCCAGAGCCCGGAGCCGAAAACCCGCGAGTATTTCTACTACATCGACCATCAAGGCCAG CTTTTCCTGGATGATGCTAAAGTGAAGAATTTTATCACCTGTTTCAAAG ACCGGCAGTTCctggtttttttcttctcccgCCTGAGGAAGAACCAAAGTGGTCGCTATGAAGATGCCTTTCCCTTTGTCTCACTTTGTGGCCGTGAACGCAACTTTGTGCGCTGTGACGATCTCCCTGTGGTCTTCACACACCTGCTGGAAGATGGCCCAGGATCCGCACGCCTCTCCtatggaggaggaggggaggccTTGGCTGTACCCTTCGAACCTGCCCGACTGATGCCCCTCCCTGCCAACGGACGGCTTTATCACCCAGCGCCCAAACTGGCTGGTGGTGTGGGGCTGGTCCGCTCTTCCCTGGCCTTTGAGCTCAGTAGCTGTTTTCAGTATCCACCAGGAGGGGCCACCCTACCCACCCATATCTTGTGGCAAGGCCAGAAATACCCTCTAACCATGGACCTTGCATCCCTCTTTCCTAAATCCTGTGGGCCCTGA